Proteins found in one Clostridia bacterium genomic segment:
- a CDS encoding ABC transporter permease yields the protein MRLRYLVVLLVALSLTSLFVGVSPISPWDIFSLSEKQVQTLVISRLPRLLSIILAGSGLSIAGLIMQQLSRNKFVSPTTAGTMDAASLGILVAILVFPEAGLMEKLVIAFGFALAGSLLFMQVLERVRYRETILIPLVGLMFGNITGSVTAFFAYKHNLIQTVNTWLHGDFSGILKGRYELLYLGVPLMVLAYLYADRFTVAGLGEDFATNLGLNYRQVVHVGLVIVALVTAVVVLTVGMLPFLGLIVPNIVTMYRGDNLKGSLPHAAVLGAVFVLGCDIAGRLLIFPYEISIGMMVGVIGSGLFLYLLLRRMWAHET from the coding sequence ATGAGATTGAGATACCTGGTGGTTTTACTGGTCGCGTTATCCCTGACCTCCCTTTTCGTGGGAGTCAGTCCAATATCTCCCTGGGACATATTCAGTTTATCGGAAAAACAAGTACAGACCCTGGTCATCAGCCGCCTGCCCCGGCTGCTTAGCATTATCCTGGCGGGTTCGGGCTTAAGCATCGCCGGTTTAATTATGCAGCAGTTGAGCCGTAACAAGTTCGTCTCACCCACCACTGCCGGGACCATGGATGCCGCCAGCCTGGGCATTTTGGTGGCCATCCTGGTATTTCCGGAAGCGGGCCTCATGGAAAAACTGGTGATTGCTTTTGGCTTTGCCCTCGCCGGGTCCCTGCTCTTCATGCAGGTGCTGGAAAGGGTGAGATACCGGGAGACCATTCTCATTCCCCTGGTGGGGCTGATGTTCGGCAACATCACCGGTTCCGTGACGGCTTTCTTCGCCTACAAGCACAACCTGATCCAAACGGTCAACACCTGGTTGCACGGGGATTTCTCCGGTATTCTAAAAGGACGCTACGAACTGCTGTACCTCGGTGTACCCCTCATGGTGCTGGCCTATCTTTACGCCGACCGCTTTACCGTGGCTGGCCTGGGGGAGGATTTCGCCACCAACCTGGGGCTTAATTACCGGCAGGTGGTTCACGTGGGCCTTGTCATCGTGGCTTTGGTGACGGCGGTGGTGGTGCTCACGGTGGGCATGCTGCCTTTTCTGGGGCTGATCGTTCCCAATATCGTCACCATGTATCGCGGGGACAATTTGAAAGGCAGCTTGCCCCACGCGGCGGTGCTGGGAGCGGTTTTTGTGCTGGGCTGCGATATTGCCGGCAGGCTCCTCATCTTTCCTTACGAGATTTCCATCGGGATGATGGTGGGGGTCATCGGCAGCGGTTTGTTCCTGTACTTGTTGTTAAGGAGAATGTGGGCTCATGAAACATAA
- a CDS encoding iron chelate uptake ABC transporter family permease subunit has product MKHKRVLWILAALAAALVIIYLVIDVGGHWDYALPRRGRKIMAILLTGSAVAFSTVVFQTIINNRILTPAIMGLDSLYLLLQTAIVFLAGSETLTMMNKQLHFVINVGLMILFAGLLYKLLFRRENQNIYFLLLLGIICGTFFQNAASFMQVLIDPNEFLVVQDRMFASVNNVNGDLLWMAGAGMIAVVWFCRPNLQYLDVLGLGRDQAVNLGVNYEGVVKQLLVLVAILTAIATALVGPITFLGLLVANTAYRLLPTHRHGYIIPAAILISCIALVGGQLLVERVFTFKTTLSVVINFLGGIFFIYLVLKESRL; this is encoded by the coding sequence ATGAAACATAAGCGGGTGTTATGGATTCTGGCAGCACTGGCCGCGGCACTGGTCATTATTTACCTGGTCATCGACGTGGGCGGTCATTGGGATTACGCTCTCCCCCGCCGCGGTAGAAAAATCATGGCTATCCTACTTACCGGGAGCGCCGTGGCTTTTTCTACCGTGGTTTTTCAAACGATCATCAACAACCGGATCTTAACCCCGGCGATTATGGGTTTGGATTCCCTCTACTTGCTGCTGCAAACGGCCATTGTCTTTCTGGCCGGTTCCGAGACCCTGACCATGATGAACAAGCAGCTGCATTTTGTCATCAATGTGGGCTTAATGATCCTTTTTGCCGGGTTGTTATATAAGCTCCTGTTCCGCCGGGAGAACCAAAACATCTACTTTTTATTGCTGCTGGGGATTATCTGCGGTACCTTTTTCCAGAACGCGGCGTCTTTTATGCAAGTGTTAATCGATCCCAATGAATTCCTGGTGGTCCAGGACCGGATGTTTGCCAGCGTCAACAATGTCAATGGCGATCTCTTATGGATGGCTGGTGCCGGGATGATAGCGGTCGTCTGGTTTTGCCGGCCTAATCTTCAATACCTGGACGTACTGGGTCTCGGCCGGGATCAGGCCGTGAATTTAGGGGTCAATTACGAGGGGGTGGTGAAACAGCTGTTGGTGCTGGTGGCCATTTTGACCGCCATAGCCACCGCCTTGGTGGGACCGATTACTTTCTTGGGCTTGCTGGTGGCCAATACGGCTTACCGGCTCCTGCCGACCCATCGCCATGGGTACATCATTCCCGCGGCCATACTGATCAGCTGTATCGCCCTGGTGGGCGGGCAATTGCTGGTAGAGCGGGTCTTCACTTTCAAAACCACCCTCAGCGTGGTCATCAATTTCCTCGGGGGAATCTTTTTCATTTACCTGGTGTTAAAGGAGAGTCGGTTATGA